The Tripterygium wilfordii isolate XIE 37 chromosome 4, ASM1340144v1, whole genome shotgun sequence genome has a window encoding:
- the LOC119997383 gene encoding uncharacterized protein LOC119997383 isoform X1 produces MDKHNLAPIKKRKIPNPQRNLEMEDEETSESSESSDPSSTSETDSSKMPLRGENVYEIPSSSPVKKRKVQEVAASSDISSMEAETSAIEKMDKRPTSPPPQKTLGIPHDHPMTGKELLEMTEGSTSPKKKNRIIPDGDLQMKAKIYLDSPGLSPEPDQNRERERQKLFRYCKENYPNALTLKLFYLYPSSGIGRRILSAAVLHDIIHRYHCRRLPIIFLLKSNVVSLLEEEESEPAFELLTTIVSDIVFQVFKTEYDGWPELLSFIVSCLDSDSPERQRSGLLVLHKLPQNVGDFFKPYLETIYLAVLSHLSSKRLEIRTLAFGASVTFVQGLRKPTDHSWINNILNAMRKSLSETECKDYKDVIEEGLKKLLALLKDEQEIYALQVSSLFEFILKITEKDWLREDARTVAVAIFVVLSEQWRKKIILKLRSLGTDKFRRFILMLIQMISQIEDDIHFYNVKGDADGQLRYSGSFIAGTSCLEQITYAFRGDMVPVTLELIEQFLSAQKWQRRVAGVTCIRIFSLVMTDHLE; encoded by the exons ATGGATAAACACAATCTTGCTCcaataaagaaaaggaaaatcccAAACCCACAAAGGAATCTTGAAATGGAAGACGAAGAGACTTCTGAATCATCCGAATCTTCTGATCCTTCATCGACATCTGAGACTGACAGCAGCAAAATGCCACTTCGTGGTGAGAATGTGTACGAGATACCCTCTTCTTCGCCAGTAAAGAAGAGGAAAGTCCAAGAAGTTGCTGCATCTTCTGATATTTCATCAATGGAGGCCGAAACCTCAGCTATCGAGAAAATGGACAAAAGAcccacttctcctcctccacaaAAGACTTTGGGAATCCCACACGATCACCCGATGACAGGCAAAGAGCTTCTTGAAATGACGGAGGGCTCCACTTCtcccaaaaaaaagaacaggATAATCCCAGATGGGGATCTCCAAATGAAAGCCAAAATTTATCTTGATTCCCCTGGTCTTTCACCGGAGCCAGACCAAAACAGAGAACGAGAACGACAAAAACTATTCAGGTATTGCAAGGAAAACTACCCGAATGCCTTGACCCTCAAGCTTTTTTACCTGTATCCCTCTTCAGGTATTGGAAGGAGAATACTCTCTGCCGCTGTCCTCCACGATATCATCCATCGATATCACTGTCGTCGGTTACCCATCATCTTTCTCCTCAAATCCAATGTTGTTTCtcttcttgaagaagaagaatcggaACCCGCTTTTGAGTTATTGACCACGATTGTCTCTGATATCGTCTTTCAGGTTTTTAAGACGGAATATGATGGTTGGCCGGAGCTTCTTAGTTTTATAGTTTCGTGCCTGGACTCAGACTCCCCTGAGCGTCAACGATCAGGCCTTTTGGTGTTACATAAATTGCCCCAGAACGTAGGTGATTTCTTTAAGCCCTATCTTGAAACCATCTACTTGGCAGTCTTGAGCCACTTGAGCTCGAAAAGATTGGAGATTCGGACATTGGCATTTGGTGCATCAGTTACTTTTGTGCAGGGACTTAGAAAGCCTACTGACCATTCTTGGATCAACAATATCTTGAATGCAATGAGAAAGTCATTGTCTGAAACAGAATGTAAAGACTATAAGGATGTCATAGAAGAGGGTCTTAAGAAGTTACTTGCCTTGTTGAAGGACGAGCAAGAAATCTATGCGCTGCAAGTGAGttctttgtttgaatttattctTAAAATTACAGAAAAGGATTGGTTGAGAGAGGATGCCAGGACTGTGGCAGTGGCAATTTTTGTGGTGCTGAGTGAACAATGGAGGAAGAAGATTATTTTAAAGCTAAGGAGCCTGGGTACTGATAAGTTCCGCAGATTTATATTAATGTTAATTCAAATGATATCACAAATTGAGGATGATATCCACTTTTACAATGTTAAGGGTGACGCTGACGGACAATTACGATATTCGGGGAGTTTCATTGCTGGAACTAGCTGCCTGGAGCAAATTACTTATGCGTTTAGAGGTGACATGGTACCTGTAACTCTTGAACTTATAGAACAGTTCCTTTCCGCCCAAAAGTGGCAGAGGCGCGTTGCTGGAGTCACTTGTATCCGTATATTTTCACTG GTGATGACTGACCATCTTGAATGA
- the LOC119997383 gene encoding uncharacterized protein LOC119997383 isoform X2: protein MDKHNLAPIKKRKIPNPQRNLEMEDEETSESSESSDPSSTSETDSSKMPLRGENVYEIPSSSPVKKRKVQEVAASSDISSMEAETSAIEKMDKRPTSPPPQKTLGIPHDHPMTGKELLEMTEGSTSPKKKNRIIPDGDLQMKAKIYLDSPGLSPEPDQNRERERQKLFRYCKENYPNALTLKLFYLYPSSGIGRRILSAAVLHDIIHRYHCRRLPIIFLLKSNVVSLLEEEESEPAFELLTTIVSDIVFQVFKTEYDGWPELLSFIVSCLDSDSPERQRSGLLVLHKLPQNVGDFFKPYLETIYLAVLSHLSSKRLEIRTLAFGASVTFVQGLRKPTDHSWINNILNAMRKSLSETECKDYKDVIEEGLKKLLALLKDEQEIYALQVSSLFEFILKITEKDWLREDARTVAVAIFVVLSEQWRKKIILKLRSLG, encoded by the exons ATGGATAAACACAATCTTGCTCcaataaagaaaaggaaaatcccAAACCCACAAAGGAATCTTGAAATGGAAGACGAAGAGACTTCTGAATCATCCGAATCTTCTGATCCTTCATCGACATCTGAGACTGACAGCAGCAAAATGCCACTTCGTGGTGAGAATGTGTACGAGATACCCTCTTCTTCGCCAGTAAAGAAGAGGAAAGTCCAAGAAGTTGCTGCATCTTCTGATATTTCATCAATGGAGGCCGAAACCTCAGCTATCGAGAAAATGGACAAAAGAcccacttctcctcctccacaaAAGACTTTGGGAATCCCACACGATCACCCGATGACAGGCAAAGAGCTTCTTGAAATGACGGAGGGCTCCACTTCtcccaaaaaaaagaacaggATAATCCCAGATGGGGATCTCCAAATGAAAGCCAAAATTTATCTTGATTCCCCTGGTCTTTCACCGGAGCCAGACCAAAACAGAGAACGAGAACGACAAAAACTATTCAGGTATTGCAAGGAAAACTACCCGAATGCCTTGACCCTCAAGCTTTTTTACCTGTATCCCTCTTCAGGTATTGGAAGGAGAATACTCTCTGCCGCTGTCCTCCACGATATCATCCATCGATATCACTGTCGTCGGTTACCCATCATCTTTCTCCTCAAATCCAATGTTGTTTCtcttcttgaagaagaagaatcggaACCCGCTTTTGAGTTATTGACCACGATTGTCTCTGATATCGTCTTTCAGGTTTTTAAGACGGAATATGATGGTTGGCCGGAGCTTCTTAGTTTTATAGTTTCGTGCCTGGACTCAGACTCCCCTGAGCGTCAACGATCAGGCCTTTTGGTGTTACATAAATTGCCCCAGAACGTAGGTGATTTCTTTAAGCCCTATCTTGAAACCATCTACTTGGCAGTCTTGAGCCACTTGAGCTCGAAAAGATTGGAGATTCGGACATTGGCATTTGGTGCATCAGTTACTTTTGTGCAGGGACTTAGAAAGCCTACTGACCATTCTTGGATCAACAATATCTTGAATGCAATGAGAAAGTCATTGTCTGAAACAGAATGTAAAGACTATAAGGATGTCATAGAAGAGGGTCTTAAGAAGTTACTTGCCTTGTTGAAGGACGAGCAAGAAATCTATGCGCTGCAAGTGAGttctttgtttgaatttattctTAAAATTACAGAAAAGGATTGGTTGAGAGAGGATGCCAGGACTGTGGCAGTGGCAATTTTTGTGGTGCTGAGTGAACAATGGAGGAAGAAGATTATTTTAAAGCTAAGGAGCCTGG GGTGA